The following proteins are encoded in a genomic region of Amphiura filiformis chromosome 11, Afil_fr2py, whole genome shotgun sequence:
- the LOC140164574 gene encoding uncharacterized protein produces the protein MVLTRLGEFNLKVKPEKCNLFQKQLRFLGHLVSGGGILPDPEKIRAVEEWKIPTTETELRGFLGLCGYYRRFVPGYAKVAAPLHYLLGGPSKKKKNKHSNIEPKPPVSEAWNEDCTKAVHEIK, from the coding sequence ATGGTATTGACAAGGCTAGGAGAATTCAACCTGAAGGTGAAGCCAGAAAAATGTAACCTCTTTCAGAAACAGTTGCGGTTCTTGGGACATCTAGTGTCAGGAGGCGGCATCTTACCAGATCCGGAGAAGATTCGTGCAGTTGAAGAATGGAAGATTCCAACTACTGAGACAGAACTTCGTGGATTTTTAGGTCTGTGTGGATATTACCGACGATTTGTCCCAGGATATGCAAAAGTAGCTGCACCGTTACACTACTTGCTTGGTGGACcttcaaagaaaaagaagaacaaGCACTCCAACATTGAGCCGAAACCTCCAGTATCAGAAGCCTGGAATGAAGATTGCACTAAGGCAGTACATGAAATCAAATGA